In one window of Haloarcula halophila DNA:
- a CDS encoding Eco57I restriction-modification methylase domain-containing protein: MAALSLYLKAKEQSPEVAIPQLNIASADAVLINGDRKQEVLERTESELEEEILEQLWRSFDNIREFGSLIRIEDRIESILDEHRDSIQESGQSQFTSEGGLATQSSFVTSEGGEETWEEVKNRLLDSVRELATEALDHNDPVEEMFAEEVEKTVELVDLLVADYSVVVSNPPYLDSGKMGDDLTQFLKDTYKSSRDTYAAFIERNTEFLAPDGLASMITPETFMFNYSFRGLRPKLLENSEFVDVVHLTNRDEAYMNVCTLISNSKHNRRSRFIRLIGADDRPAALNNTITDLRVGDSSERQYFANQSAFLEIDRSPFIYWFGKEVLDLFIKYGNLKDTADVLRGLDTGNDDRFVRYDWEVDPNDNSWNRYVMSGEGEPFFEASNMKALWENNGAEIKSTDDSIVPSEDRYFDEGMTYRRFGDLVVRHLPANWIPSDGSPFIGPHENDRILHILGYLNSSLAEFVIEGLNPGLNIQIGDVERIPIDTSWRNDEIERLSEIAIEVQEERQSYLETAPVYHGGEKFRSESMSEYLFKEDLLDSALLVIRHKISEAVFDYYEISNDTREQIYQESERVIGKDYVLTSDQPVPELVDQIGVEPTVVTDEEYQKLRGAFESFSGDDLQEASKELGVSPFTIADLRRESYDEERKEIYAEDQLSFAIGHALGHWNTFDQLPAPDSEIVPIGDSYEENIGWYVDEVVQHLTGDDEWRPRFNDHLGREVADWIQNRFFRYHHCKEYRRRGQRIPIYWQIESPAEEFSCFLYYHGIDENTLPKLRGQYLDPRINELENELETLNAQTNRENPDKDLLNRQEEVQTELDDLEQFRETIDKMIDDGVTVDVEKGIWENLKEWDQYEVLETGLPKLKSSYSR; the protein is encoded by the coding sequence ATCGCCGCGCTCTCGCTTTATTTGAAGGCCAAAGAGCAATCACCAGAAGTTGCAATCCCACAGCTGAACATCGCTTCAGCCGACGCGGTACTTATTAACGGAGATAGGAAGCAGGAGGTACTTGAACGAACAGAGTCGGAGCTCGAAGAAGAAATACTAGAGCAACTCTGGCGAAGCTTCGATAACATCCGAGAGTTCGGCAGTCTCATCCGTATTGAGGATCGGATTGAATCGATTCTTGATGAGCACCGTGACTCAATTCAAGAATCAGGCCAGTCTCAATTCACGTCAGAGGGAGGGCTTGCGACTCAAAGCTCATTTGTTACTAGTGAAGGTGGCGAAGAAACGTGGGAAGAAGTAAAGAATCGACTCCTTGACTCAGTTAGGGAACTGGCGACTGAAGCTTTGGATCATAACGACCCCGTTGAGGAGATGTTTGCAGAAGAAGTGGAAAAGACAGTTGAATTAGTGGATCTACTCGTTGCGGACTACAGTGTTGTCGTCTCTAACCCCCCATATCTTGATAGCGGTAAAATGGGCGATGACCTGACTCAGTTCCTTAAGGACACTTACAAAAGCAGCAGGGATACCTATGCTGCATTCATTGAGCGGAACACAGAGTTTCTCGCCCCTGATGGACTAGCGTCTATGATCACCCCAGAGACATTTATGTTCAATTACAGCTTCCGGGGCCTTCGGCCAAAACTTCTAGAGAACTCGGAGTTCGTTGATGTCGTTCATCTTACTAACCGAGATGAAGCTTACATGAATGTCTGTACACTGATTTCTAACTCCAAGCACAACCGCCGGTCCCGTTTTATTCGTTTAATAGGAGCAGACGATAGGCCAGCAGCATTAAACAATACAATAACGGACCTTAGGGTAGGAGACAGTTCAGAGCGACAGTACTTCGCTAACCAGTCAGCATTCCTGGAAATTGATCGATCTCCATTTATCTATTGGTTTGGGAAAGAAGTCTTGGACCTATTCATTAAGTATGGGAATCTAAAAGATACTGCTGATGTCTTGAGGGGACTTGACACCGGAAATGACGACCGTTTTGTTCGGTATGACTGGGAAGTTGACCCGAACGATAATTCTTGGAACAGGTATGTAATGAGCGGCGAGGGAGAGCCATTCTTCGAAGCCTCAAATATGAAAGCATTGTGGGAAAATAACGGAGCAGAAATCAAATCAACCGATGATAGTATCGTCCCCAGCGAGGACAGATACTTTGATGAAGGAATGACATACCGAAGGTTTGGCGATCTTGTCGTTCGTCACCTCCCAGCTAATTGGATTCCGAGTGACGGGAGCCCATTTATTGGGCCACACGAGAATGACCGAATACTTCACATTCTTGGCTATCTCAATTCATCACTGGCGGAATTCGTTATTGAGGGTCTGAATCCGGGCCTGAACATTCAGATTGGTGACGTTGAACGTATCCCTATCGACACTAGTTGGCGGAACGATGAAATCGAACGTCTATCAGAAATTGCTATTGAAGTGCAGGAAGAACGGCAATCCTATTTAGAAACTGCTCCAGTTTATCACGGAGGTGAGAAGTTCAGAAGTGAGTCAATGAGTGAATATCTCTTCAAAGAAGATCTTCTTGATTCGGCTTTGCTGGTTATTCGGCATAAGATCTCAGAAGCAGTTTTCGACTATTACGAAATATCTAACGACACGAGAGAGCAAATTTACCAGGAGAGTGAACGAGTGATCGGAAAAGATTACGTACTGACGTCTGACCAGCCAGTTCCGGAGCTAGTCGATCAAATTGGTGTGGAGCCAACGGTCGTAACAGATGAAGAATATCAAAAACTTAGGGGGGCGTTTGAATCCTTCTCTGGTGATGATCTACAAGAAGCTTCAAAAGAACTCGGCGTCTCCCCATTTACGATTGCAGATCTTCGCCGTGAATCATATGATGAAGAGCGTAAAGAGATATATGCTGAGGATCAGCTTTCGTTTGCAATAGGACATGCGCTTGGTCACTGGAATACCTTCGACCAGCTTCCGGCACCCGATAGTGAAATTGTTCCAATTGGTGATAGTTATGAAGAGAATATCGGTTGGTATGTAGATGAAGTGGTTCAGCATTTAACGGGAGACGATGAATGGCGACCTCGATTTAATGACCATTTGGGGCGAGAGGTGGCTGACTGGATTCAGAATCGGTTCTTCCGATATCACCACTGCAAAGAATATCGTCGCCGAGGGCAGCGTATTCCGATTTATTGGCAAATCGAAAGCCCTGCTGAGGAGTTCAGTTGCTTCCTTTATTACCACGGAATAGATGAAAATACCCTTCCGAAGCTCCGAGGACAGTATCTTGATCCGCGGATCAACGAGCTCGAAAATGAACTCGAAACCTTAAACGCTCAGACAAACCGGGAAAATCCAGACAAAGATCTCCTGAATAGACAGGAGGAGGTCCAGACCGAACTTGATGATCTCGAACAATTCCGTGAAACCATAGATAAAATGATTGACGACGGCGTCACAGTTGACGTTGAGAAGGGTATTTGGGAGAACCTCAAGGAATGGGATCAGTACGAAGTCCTCGAAACTGGGCTTCCCAAACTGAAGTCCAGTTACTCTCGATGA
- a CDS encoding TATA-box-binding protein — MDLEVVNAVGSGDLGIEIDLNRLTADFEEVEFDPDKYPGAYVRLEDVEPLITVYRTGKYIITGSTSEEEAYHCRRRFLELLSDRGVLDTPDDKWFSMQNYVCTGELDQVQNLNALAIGLGLEYTEYEPEQFPGLVFRPDDHPVVILIFASGKVVVTGAKDIDAAEEAFQSLKGDLDALV; from the coding sequence ATGGATTTAGAGGTAGTTAACGCAGTAGGGTCGGGTGATTTGGGGATAGAGATTGATCTAAATCGACTAACAGCCGATTTCGAGGAAGTTGAGTTTGATCCAGATAAGTACCCAGGTGCCTATGTAAGGCTCGAAGATGTGGAGCCACTGATTACGGTTTATAGAACTGGAAAATATATTATTACAGGATCAACGTCCGAAGAGGAAGCCTACCACTGTAGAAGACGTTTCTTGGAACTTCTTTCTGACAGGGGAGTACTGGATACACCAGATGATAAATGGTTCTCTATGCAGAATTACGTATGTACAGGAGAATTAGACCAGGTTCAGAACCTAAACGCGCTCGCAATTGGTCTGGGATTAGAGTATACAGAGTATGAGCCTGAACAGTTCCCAGGTCTCGTTTTTCGGCCTGACGACCACCCAGTAGTGATATTGATATTTGCGTCCGGTAAAGTGGTCGTCACTGGAGCAAAGGACATTGATGCGGCAGAGGAGGCATTTCAGAGCTTAAAGGGAGATTTAGATGCTCTGGTGTAA
- a CDS encoding PglZ domain-containing protein — protein MGDLADSIITELRQKFDRHPVWVWYDAQEKYKGVLDEVEAALDNVTLARYDGSYFELKRRLYEEDPNYEKNWLFYIPESRNEAEWFRDIHALGRQYRVGQDIDDTPVTQFLVEHDEEIPDAYEDWGQNREVQRLAFFCVLFDTAGPETDEWVRAYLSNPEEYRETIEDNAMADAWDAQLREEYGVTAGLDPKELATQLLFGEVASRAPTSRYDELAADDTRAAATFCDEWQQYAPAEFRRYAERIEEDYDLAETVVESERAHWDATAFKGIDMGLIRLVMERLAEETYADLPDIAADLEQTVTSRQNSFWSNEDLVDWSVPARAIETLQQIGTVDADEAKTLTSEELAQAYTGDDGWWQIDASYRRYIDATRKTTFVYPKEPVVKRRVTRHYMSFLQGVNRPLADILSDDPTLGTPQASFYEEFADLDNGTAIIICDGLRYELAEAIKENLGRQTDFEQNLSAVSAALPSITEVGMAAHLPGELGLSLDDDDLVVTSGGEEMNGKSDRIERLSNAGFEVVDMDEVSDISLEQLTESEPVPRVVYSGTIDKLGENLDDDEAFSQVASHVDDVERTVQRLKQAGYTRFVITSDHGFLYTDRLSDDLKVESPDLASIVKRRFAAADSDTPLVDTDEFIEIDPDALSDLGIDAPDLKLLFPRSVACFKAQGGNMRYFHGGISLQELLVPCLTVTTEGIEESASITYDVSIPDPITNSIVPVEIEAKSGQVAFDPAPTLEVRANIDGEPVADPASMEISPGTNTTRVRLKQGAISGEDTVQFEVIDTDTRETISKQTVNLDLLFGDDDMGFDV, from the coding sequence ATGGGAGATCTCGCGGACAGCATTATCACGGAACTCCGGCAGAAGTTCGACCGACACCCGGTCTGGGTGTGGTACGACGCCCAGGAGAAGTACAAGGGCGTCCTCGACGAGGTCGAAGCTGCCCTCGACAACGTTACGCTCGCGCGCTACGATGGCAGCTACTTCGAACTGAAGCGCCGCCTCTACGAAGAAGACCCGAACTACGAGAAGAACTGGCTGTTCTACATCCCTGAATCAAGGAACGAGGCCGAGTGGTTCCGCGACATCCACGCACTCGGGCGACAGTACCGTGTAGGCCAGGACATCGACGACACGCCCGTGACGCAGTTCCTCGTCGAGCACGACGAGGAGATACCCGATGCCTACGAGGACTGGGGCCAGAACCGCGAGGTTCAGCGCCTGGCGTTCTTCTGTGTTCTCTTCGACACTGCTGGCCCGGAGACGGACGAGTGGGTACGGGCCTACCTCTCGAACCCGGAAGAGTATCGTGAGACAATTGAGGACAACGCGATGGCAGACGCCTGGGACGCCCAGCTCCGAGAGGAGTACGGTGTCACGGCGGGGCTCGACCCGAAAGAGCTAGCGACTCAGCTTCTCTTCGGCGAGGTGGCCAGCCGAGCACCGACGTCCCGGTACGACGAACTCGCGGCGGACGATACCCGCGCAGCTGCGACGTTCTGTGACGAGTGGCAGCAGTACGCCCCTGCCGAGTTCCGGCGCTACGCCGAACGAATCGAGGAAGACTACGACCTTGCGGAGACCGTCGTGGAATCGGAACGCGCCCACTGGGACGCTACTGCGTTCAAAGGTATCGACATGGGCCTCATCCGGCTCGTGATGGAACGACTCGCCGAAGAGACGTACGCTGATCTCCCCGACATCGCCGCCGATCTCGAACAGACCGTCACGAGCCGCCAGAACAGCTTCTGGAGCAACGAGGACCTCGTCGATTGGTCCGTCCCTGCCCGGGCCATCGAAACCCTCCAGCAGATTGGAACCGTCGACGCGGACGAGGCGAAGACCCTCACGTCAGAAGAACTCGCCCAGGCCTACACGGGCGACGACGGCTGGTGGCAGATCGACGCGTCCTATCGGCGATATATCGATGCAACCCGGAAGACCACGTTCGTCTACCCGAAGGAACCGGTGGTGAAACGGCGGGTCACCAGACACTACATGTCCTTCCTCCAGGGCGTCAATCGCCCGCTCGCCGATATCCTGAGTGACGATCCGACGCTCGGAACCCCCCAGGCCTCGTTCTACGAGGAGTTCGCTGACTTGGATAACGGAACGGCGATCATCATCTGTGACGGCCTGCGCTACGAACTCGCCGAAGCGATCAAGGAGAATCTCGGCCGCCAGACCGACTTCGAACAGAACCTGAGCGCTGTCAGTGCAGCGCTGCCGTCGATTACCGAAGTTGGGATGGCAGCACACCTCCCCGGAGAACTCGGACTCTCTCTGGACGATGACGACCTCGTCGTGACCAGCGGTGGCGAGGAGATGAACGGCAAATCGGACCGCATTGAACGGCTCAGCAACGCGGGCTTCGAAGTCGTAGACATGGACGAGGTGAGCGACATCTCGCTGGAGCAGCTGACCGAGTCCGAGCCAGTTCCTCGCGTCGTCTACTCCGGGACGATAGACAAACTCGGTGAGAATCTCGACGACGACGAAGCGTTCAGCCAAGTCGCCTCGCACGTCGACGACGTCGAACGTACAGTCCAGCGACTCAAGCAAGCCGGATACACCCGATTCGTCATCACAAGCGATCACGGGTTCCTCTACACAGACCGACTATCTGACGATCTCAAGGTCGAATCCCCTGACCTCGCCTCCATCGTAAAGCGACGGTTCGCCGCTGCCGACAGCGATACTCCACTCGTCGATACGGACGAGTTCATCGAGATCGACCCCGATGCGCTTTCTGACCTCGGAATCGATGCCCCCGACCTGAAGTTGCTGTTCCCCCGAAGTGTCGCGTGCTTCAAGGCACAGGGTGGGAACATGCGCTACTTCCACGGCGGGATTTCTCTCCAAGAGCTGCTTGTCCCGTGTCTCACCGTAACGACCGAAGGAATCGAGGAAAGCGCGTCGATCACTTACGACGTTTCCATCCCCGATCCGATCACGAACTCCATTGTCCCTGTGGAAATCGAGGCCAAAAGCGGTCAAGTTGCCTTCGACCCAGCACCGACTCTGGAAGTTCGTGCGAACATCGACGGTGAGCCCGTTGCAGACCCTGCTTCGATGGAGATCTCGCCGGGAACCAATACCACCAGAGTCAGGCTCAAACAAGGCGCGATCTCCGGAGAGGACACGGTCCAATTCGAGGTCATAGATACGGACACCAGAGAGACGATAAGCAAGCAGACGGTGAATCTCGATCTGCTCTTCGGGGATGACGATATGGGATTCGACGTCTAA
- the brxL gene encoding protease Lon-related BREX system protein BrxL, translating into MTTEDVDQKALDVFPGRVVRKDLVQDIKSGANVPTYVLEYLIGQYCATDDEESLEEGLEKVKEILSKHFVRPDEAEFVKSEVRERGRYRVIDKVNVRLDEQQDAYIGSFVNLGLSDVEINEHLVSKHPKLLGGGVWAIIDLEYLPDNANSPKSLFGIDSFKPIQVSNLDLDQLKDRRREFTRDEWLDLLLQSIGYDPSAFSEREKFLFLTRCIPLVESNYNYVELGPRGTGKSYLYREISPHSILISGGKTTVAKLFLNLNTGRIGLVGRWDVVAFDEVGGLQFSDSEAVQMLKDYMESGSFSRGTEELTAQASMVYVGNIDLDVEGVLKSSHLFEPFPEDMQDLALIDRFHYYLPGWEVPKMRSEFFGDQFGFIVDYFAEFVRELRKESYSDVINEEFAFGDHLNQRDERAVRKTVSGLLKLLHPHGEYTKEELREYLEFAMEGRRRVKEQLKRMGGMEYRAVEFSYLDLETKEEIYVPVPEEADETLIPPGTQQPGTVYTIGNSEGRHAPFRIETQALPGSGKTNISGTPGSDMKESFETACDYLQANMRELRRDETLEEYNINVQVLNPSDANEGGETSVGLLVGIVSGILGRPVRSQAVVLGAMSLMGELVAVSSLVDKLQLAADSGAKTVLLPAKNKEDMAKIPDELLDQLQLVFYTDPLDAASKAIQID; encoded by the coding sequence ATGACTACTGAGGACGTCGACCAGAAAGCACTCGACGTCTTTCCCGGACGCGTCGTCCGGAAGGATCTCGTTCAGGACATCAAATCTGGCGCGAACGTACCCACCTACGTTCTGGAGTACCTTATCGGGCAGTACTGCGCCACGGATGATGAGGAATCACTTGAGGAGGGACTCGAAAAGGTCAAAGAGATTCTGTCGAAGCACTTCGTCAGGCCTGACGAAGCCGAATTCGTAAAAAGCGAAGTGCGCGAACGAGGGCGCTACCGGGTCATCGACAAGGTGAACGTCCGACTCGACGAGCAACAGGATGCCTACATCGGATCGTTCGTGAATCTCGGCCTGAGCGATGTGGAGATCAACGAGCATCTCGTCAGTAAACATCCCAAGCTCCTCGGCGGCGGTGTGTGGGCTATCATCGACCTGGAATACCTCCCCGATAACGCAAACAGTCCGAAGAGCCTGTTCGGAATCGACTCGTTCAAACCGATTCAGGTTTCGAATCTCGACCTCGACCAGCTGAAGGACCGTCGCCGTGAATTCACGCGCGACGAATGGCTTGACCTCCTGCTCCAAAGCATTGGATACGATCCTTCCGCATTTTCGGAGCGCGAGAAGTTCCTCTTCCTCACTCGATGTATTCCGCTCGTTGAGTCGAACTACAACTATGTCGAGCTGGGTCCCCGTGGAACCGGGAAGAGCTACCTGTATCGGGAGATTAGCCCGCACTCCATCCTCATCTCCGGCGGTAAGACGACCGTTGCAAAGCTCTTCCTGAATCTCAACACCGGTCGGATTGGCCTCGTCGGCCGCTGGGACGTCGTCGCCTTCGACGAAGTCGGTGGGCTCCAGTTCAGCGACTCCGAAGCAGTCCAGATGCTCAAGGACTACATGGAGTCCGGGAGCTTCTCCCGCGGAACTGAAGAGCTCACTGCACAGGCTTCGATGGTCTACGTCGGAAACATCGACCTCGACGTCGAAGGCGTTCTCAAGAGCTCCCATCTCTTTGAACCGTTCCCCGAGGATATGCAGGATCTCGCCCTTATCGACCGCTTCCACTACTATCTTCCCGGATGGGAAGTTCCGAAGATGCGCTCCGAGTTCTTCGGTGACCAGTTCGGATTTATCGTGGACTACTTCGCCGAATTCGTGCGCGAACTCCGAAAGGAATCCTACAGCGACGTGATCAACGAGGAGTTTGCATTCGGCGATCACCTGAACCAACGAGACGAAAGGGCTGTCCGGAAAACCGTCTCTGGTCTGCTCAAATTACTTCACCCGCATGGGGAGTACACCAAGGAAGAACTCCGCGAATACCTGGAATTCGCAATGGAGGGCCGGAGAAGGGTGAAGGAGCAACTGAAGCGGATGGGAGGAATGGAATATCGAGCAGTGGAGTTCTCGTACCTCGATCTTGAGACGAAAGAGGAAATCTACGTGCCGGTTCCGGAGGAGGCCGATGAGACACTCATTCCCCCAGGAACACAGCAACCTGGGACGGTTTACACAATCGGGAACAGCGAGGGTCGCCACGCACCATTCCGAATTGAAACACAGGCACTCCCAGGATCAGGTAAGACGAATATCTCGGGGACTCCGGGAAGTGACATGAAAGAATCGTTCGAAACGGCGTGCGATTATCTCCAGGCAAATATGCGAGAACTCCGCCGCGATGAGACGCTGGAAGAGTACAACATTAATGTTCAAGTGCTCAATCCCTCCGACGCAAACGAGGGCGGCGAGACGAGTGTCGGCTTGCTTGTAGGGATTGTTTCAGGTATTCTTGGCCGGCCTGTCCGCTCTCAGGCAGTTGTTCTGGGTGCTATGAGTTTGATGGGGGAGTTGGTCGCCGTGAGTTCTCTGGTCGACAAGCTACAATTAGCAGCAGATTCCGGGGCTAAGACAGTGTTACTGCCAGCCAAAAACAAGGAGGATATGGCGAAGATACCGGACGAGCTTCTCGATCAGCTTCAGCTTGTCTTCTACACAGATCCACTTGACGCCGCTAGCAAGGCGATTCAGATAGACTGA
- a CDS encoding PD-(D/E)XK nuclease family protein, whose protein sequence is MVEDRWAASHEPLRLRAETLDAVVREWYEHLHGPVQPLSGQLNRRLAEYALDRTTAETDGDGALAGEPASAALADSFSSRFSLFDDAGVGTADALVAEFKGSALDDRIAKATVDAYRHYRNLHADNVDEWVCTRGEMFDAVATTEQSLSTFSPELDVVLLSGYHEFRPVERRLIERLADELPMIALLPLHQDGRSGVDAVAEDALDVYEALDFEAVELEPLNESGRAFGTITEALYRPDPDTVPAPDTLRWRELPTPEREVRFVARELRTELASGRDPDDLAVVVPGTEAYSGYVEDTFDTFDIPHVTTAASQLNRTFTGSVVHDLLNLAEPDPRAEDLTSLLANPLVNVVDTDQANAVTAAARRRDTVSVSPLLDDVDDQAAALIEELLATLETLQTGDVEDATETLRRLLDERFDLEAATEDYASGAEQAVEQRAYDLVDEVLSSFESLAAVNSDLSPLALFTRAFDGVPIRVPQRAAGGHVEVMGLLDARMRSFEKVFLVGLTSEHFPVTPERPAFFEEMTDAHPRFDTGDERLRGRYLFATLLANVDELTITTQETGDDESAVVRSPVLDELQRVTGIEPEDGVDDRVGSREDLQRHVAATTNRRAAVSHAGDRGDLSPEQTKRTDRGLHCADNRGTAGLSEHDGVLEPETVAEVYPPSEREPYSASRIERYVECGFKFYADEVLGIEDPDDVEVVPTPLETGSYVHDVLERFFADLQDETEDDVDLTEFDRNDLAIHLREIAVEELRDADFEYDGLFYERWKAELFAGLGDGESAPYEAGSKPHDAPEQGLFATFLDNELSRDGADRPHLFEAPFGEGLPDSDAGPFTVERPDGSTVSIRGYIDRVDVNRNGEQPTLTLYDYKTGRAPYMTKTTGGTKFQLPIYLLAAANVVDGDLFAEGSLSATYYQVRPPNDLKVPRGVESKFDSEVELRRFLNDVVPEWLGQIDEAISNGRFHTTLLSASGANCRYCDYRRACDVRHHRKREFVDAVHKDDAAYVPLRVRDDEDIETVMSDD, encoded by the coding sequence ATGGTCGAGGACCGCTGGGCCGCATCCCACGAACCCCTCCGTCTTCGTGCCGAGACGCTCGATGCGGTCGTTCGGGAGTGGTATGAGCATCTCCACGGTCCGGTTCAACCCCTCTCCGGGCAGCTGAACCGCCGGCTGGCGGAGTACGCGCTTGACAGAACCACAGCCGAAACAGATGGAGATGGTGCACTCGCCGGCGAACCGGCCTCTGCCGCTCTCGCTGACTCGTTCAGTAGCCGCTTCTCACTCTTCGACGACGCCGGCGTCGGGACCGCTGACGCGCTCGTAGCGGAATTCAAGGGCTCCGCTCTCGATGACCGTATTGCGAAAGCCACTGTCGACGCGTACCGACACTACCGGAATCTCCACGCTGACAACGTCGACGAGTGGGTCTGTACTCGGGGAGAGATGTTCGACGCCGTCGCGACGACGGAGCAGTCACTCTCAACATTCTCCCCGGAACTGGATGTCGTCCTCCTCTCCGGATATCACGAGTTCCGTCCTGTCGAACGCCGCCTCATCGAACGCCTCGCCGACGAACTTCCGATGATCGCACTGCTGCCGCTCCACCAGGATGGCCGGAGCGGAGTCGACGCCGTTGCGGAAGATGCGCTGGATGTCTACGAAGCGCTGGACTTTGAGGCAGTAGAACTCGAACCCCTCAACGAGTCAGGGCGGGCCTTCGGAACGATTACCGAGGCGCTCTACCGCCCGGACCCGGACACTGTCCCTGCTCCAGACACTCTGCGATGGCGTGAACTCCCGACGCCCGAGCGCGAGGTTCGCTTCGTCGCTCGTGAACTCCGGACTGAGTTAGCCAGTGGTCGCGACCCCGACGACCTGGCCGTCGTCGTCCCGGGGACCGAGGCCTATTCGGGGTACGTCGAGGACACGTTCGATACGTTCGACATCCCGCACGTCACGACTGCCGCCTCACAGCTGAACCGGACGTTCACCGGAAGCGTTGTACACGACCTCCTAAACCTCGCTGAACCGGACCCGCGGGCCGAGGACCTCACGTCCCTGTTAGCGAATCCATTGGTCAACGTCGTCGACACCGACCAAGCCAACGCCGTCACGGCAGCTGCTCGCCGGCGCGACACGGTTTCTGTATCACCCCTGCTCGATGACGTCGACGACCAGGCGGCGGCACTGATCGAGGAGCTGCTGGCCACGCTAGAGACGCTCCAAACAGGCGACGTTGAGGATGCGACCGAGACGCTCCGACGACTGTTGGACGAACGGTTCGACCTGGAGGCGGCGACGGAGGATTACGCCAGCGGCGCCGAGCAAGCCGTCGAACAGCGAGCCTACGACCTCGTGGACGAGGTCCTCTCCTCGTTCGAGTCGCTGGCGGCAGTCAATAGCGACCTCTCTCCGTTGGCACTGTTCACCCGTGCGTTCGATGGCGTGCCGATTCGGGTTCCACAGCGCGCTGCTGGCGGTCACGTTGAGGTGATGGGGCTGCTCGACGCCCGGATGCGCTCGTTCGAGAAGGTGTTCCTCGTGGGCCTGACGAGCGAGCATTTCCCGGTAACGCCGGAACGCCCGGCCTTCTTCGAGGAGATGACCGACGCCCATCCGCGGTTCGACACTGGCGACGAGCGCCTCCGGGGGCGCTATCTCTTCGCGACGCTCCTCGCGAACGTCGACGAACTCACGATCACCACACAAGAGACGGGCGATGACGAATCCGCCGTCGTCCGGTCGCCGGTGCTCGACGAACTCCAGCGCGTAACAGGTATCGAACCCGAAGACGGCGTCGATGACCGCGTGGGCTCCCGCGAAGACCTTCAGCGGCACGTCGCCGCAACAACGAACCGGCGTGCGGCAGTCAGCCACGCCGGCGACCGAGGTGACCTCTCCCCCGAGCAGACCAAGCGCACGGATCGGGGACTCCACTGTGCGGACAACAGGGGAACGGCTGGCCTCTCCGAACACGACGGCGTGTTAGAACCCGAGACCGTAGCTGAGGTCTATCCTCCGTCGGAACGAGAACCCTACAGCGCGAGTCGGATCGAGCGATACGTCGAGTGTGGGTTCAAGTTCTACGCCGACGAAGTGCTCGGAATCGAGGATCCCGACGACGTCGAGGTCGTCCCTACGCCCCTCGAAACCGGATCGTACGTCCACGACGTCCTCGAACGGTTCTTCGCGGATCTACAGGACGAAACCGAAGATGATGTCGACCTCACCGAGTTCGACCGGAACGACCTGGCGATACACCTTCGCGAGATTGCTGTCGAAGAACTCCGGGATGCTGACTTTGAGTACGACGGCCTGTTCTACGAACGGTGGAAGGCGGAGCTGTTCGCGGGCCTGGGTGACGGCGAGAGTGCTCCGTACGAGGCCGGGAGCAAACCTCACGACGCACCGGAACAGGGGTTGTTCGCTACCTTCCTCGACAACGAACTCTCGCGGGACGGCGCTGACCGCCCACACTTGTTCGAGGCCCCGTTCGGCGAGGGACTTCCCGACTCGGATGCTGGGCCGTTCACAGTTGAGCGACCGGACGGCTCGACTGTCTCGATTCGGGGTTACATCGACCGCGTTGACGTGAATCGGAATGGCGAACAACCGACGCTCACGCTCTACGACTACAAGACTGGGCGAGCACCGTATATGACGAAGACGACCGGCGGCACGAAGTTCCAGCTCCCTATCTATCTGCTTGCTGCGGCCAACGTCGTCGACGGTGACCTGTTCGCGGAGGGCTCGCTCTCGGCGACGTACTATCAGGTGCGACCGCCAAACGACCTCAAGGTTCCACGCGGCGTCGAATCGAAGTTCGATTCAGAGGTCGAACTCCGCCGGTTCCTGAACGATGTCGTTCCGGAGTGGTTGGGCCAGATCGACGAGGCGATCAGCAACGGACGGTTCCACACGACGCTTCTCTCGGCCAGCGGAGCGAACTGCCGATACTGTGACTACCGTCGGGCGTGCGATGTCCGCCATCACCGCAAGCGGGAGTTCGTCGACGCGGTTCACAAGGACGACGCAGCGTACGTTCCGCTGCGTGTTCGCGACGACGAGGACATCGAGACGGTGATGAGCGATGACTGA